A portion of the Luxibacter massiliensis genome contains these proteins:
- the moaC gene encoding cyclic pyranopterin monophosphate synthase MoaC has protein sequence MDLTHFDEYGNARMVDVTDKAETIREAEATGKIVLHRKAYEAVCRGTAGKGDVLGVAATAGVMGAKRTADLIPMCHILPLTNCKVTFQLLPQEYAVLCRCIVKVTGKTGVEMEALTGVSTALLTIYDMCKAMDKSMEIGDIHLCRKSGGKSGNYDYA, from the coding sequence ATGGATTTGACACATTTTGATGAATATGGAAATGCCAGAATGGTGGATGTGACTGATAAGGCAGAGACAATCCGCGAGGCAGAGGCCACAGGGAAAATAGTCCTGCACAGGAAGGCTTATGAGGCTGTATGCAGGGGAACGGCAGGAAAAGGGGATGTACTGGGAGTGGCGGCTACGGCGGGGGTTATGGGAGCTAAGAGGACTGCAGACTTGATCCCCATGTGCCATATACTTCCGCTCACAAATTGCAAAGTTACCTTTCAATTGCTGCCCCAGGAATATGCGGTATTATGCCGCTGTATAGTGAAGGTAACAGGAAAGACAGGAGTGGAGATGGAAGCGCTGACAGGGGTCAGTACAGCTCTGCTGACAATCTATGATATGTGCAAGGCCATGGATAAATCCATGGAAATCGGAGATATTCATTTGTGCCGCAAGAGCGGCGGAAAGAGCGGGAACTATGATTATGCCTGA
- a CDS encoding 16S rRNA (uracil(1498)-N(3))-methyltransferase, translated as MRHFFTEPANIQEHGIYMDGPDVNHMKNVLRMKPGEMVGVSDGGGHEYICRISKYDGERVLLDIESVSQRETELKSRIYLFQGLPKGDKMEWIVQKAVELGVYQIIPVATRRCVVRLDQKKAEKKTERWNAIALSAAKQSGRKAVPLVKPVMSFQEAVDYAGDIDVVLIPYEMAEGMEKTRRIIQGLEPGQSVAVFIGPEGGFEDEEVGAAVSRGAEAVTLGRRILRTETAGLAVLSVLMYHLES; from the coding sequence ATGCGTCACTTCTTCACAGAGCCTGCCAATATACAGGAACATGGGATATATATGGATGGGCCGGATGTAAACCATATGAAAAATGTGCTCCGTATGAAACCGGGAGAGATGGTGGGTGTCAGCGACGGAGGGGGACATGAATATATCTGCAGGATCAGCAAGTACGACGGTGAGAGAGTGCTGCTGGATATTGAGTCTGTTTCCCAGAGAGAGACAGAACTTAAGAGCAGGATTTATCTCTTCCAGGGACTTCCTAAAGGGGACAAGATGGAATGGATTGTACAGAAAGCGGTGGAATTGGGGGTTTACCAGATCATACCTGTGGCCACAAGGCGCTGTGTGGTGAGGCTGGACCAGAAAAAGGCGGAGAAAAAGACCGAAAGGTGGAATGCCATTGCCCTCAGTGCTGCCAAACAGTCGGGCAGGAAGGCCGTGCCTTTGGTGAAGCCGGTTATGTCATTTCAAGAGGCGGTGGACTATGCTGGAGATATAGATGTGGTGTTGATTCCCTATGAGATGGCGGAAGGAATGGAAAAGACCAGGCGGATTATCCAGGGTCTTGAACCAGGCCAATCAGTGGCTGTGTTCATAGGGCCTGAGGGTGGGTTCGAGGATGAAGAAGTGGGGGCGGCTGTCAGCCGGGGGGCAGAGGCTGTCACCTTGGGGAGGAGAATTCTCAGGACTGAGACAGCGGGATTGGCAGTATTATCTGTCCTGATGTATCATCTGGAGAGCTAG
- the prmA gene encoding 50S ribosomal protein L11 methyltransferase, with product MKWNKFRLKTTAEAEDIVSSMLMDLGIQGVEIEDKVPLTQADKEQMFVDILPDMGEDDGVAYLSFYLEEEENASAVLENINRELKEMSAFVDLGECLIEESQTEDLDWVNNWKQYFHQFYVDDILIIPSWEEVKPEDTDRLVIHIDPGTAFGTGMHETTQLCIRQIKKYTCPGTKILDVGCGSGILGMLALKFGASYSVGTDLDPCAIEATHENMEVNGIGPDQYEVIAGNIIDDEEIQHKVGCEKYDIVAANILADVLTELTPVIVKHIKKGGIYITSGIIDDKEKTVVDAVERAGLEVLEVTYQGEWVSVTARKN from the coding sequence GTGAAATGGAATAAGTTTAGGCTGAAAACTACAGCAGAGGCAGAAGATATTGTAAGCAGCATGCTTATGGATCTGGGGATCCAGGGGGTGGAAATCGAAGATAAGGTACCCCTTACCCAGGCTGACAAGGAGCAGATGTTCGTGGATATATTGCCAGATATGGGGGAAGATGACGGGGTGGCTTATCTGAGTTTTTATCTGGAGGAAGAAGAAAATGCCAGCGCGGTCTTAGAAAATATAAATAGAGAGCTAAAAGAAATGTCTGCTTTTGTGGATCTGGGAGAGTGCCTGATTGAGGAGTCACAGACTGAAGATTTGGACTGGGTAAATAACTGGAAACAGTATTTCCATCAGTTTTATGTGGATGATATTCTGATTATCCCATCCTGGGAGGAAGTAAAGCCTGAGGATACCGACAGGCTGGTCATCCACATCGATCCAGGAACTGCTTTTGGGACAGGCATGCATGAAACAACGCAGCTGTGTATCCGGCAGATTAAAAAATATACATGCCCTGGGACAAAGATTTTGGATGTGGGCTGTGGAAGCGGTATTTTAGGTATGCTTGCCCTGAAGTTTGGGGCCTCTTATTCTGTGGGCACAGACCTGGATCCTTGTGCCATTGAGGCAACACATGAAAATATGGAAGTGAATGGGATTGGGCCGGATCAGTATGAGGTCATAGCAGGCAATATTATAGATGATGAAGAGATCCAGCATAAGGTGGGGTGTGAGAAGTATGATATTGTGGCGGCTAATATATTGGCGGATGTGCTGACAGAACTCACGCCTGTTATTGTAAAACATATAAAAAAGGGCGGGATTTATATTACAAGCGGTATTATTGACGACAAGGAAAAGACTGTTGTAGATGCAGTTGAGAGAGCCGGACTGGAAGTCTTAGAGGTGACATACCAGGGGGAGTGGGTGTCTGTCACTGCCAGGAAAAATTAA
- a CDS encoding MATE family efflux transporter, whose product MEHIKKKKTLMKDMTQGSPMKVILEFTLPMVFGFLFQQLYNMADTVIVGQFLGVKALAAVGATGSVNFCVIGFCMGICNGFAIPVAQKFGAKDEKGLRRFVGNSGLLALVFALAMAAATVLLCRPMLVWMNTPGDIIEGAYQYIVVIFAGIPATYLYNLLSSYMRSLGDARTPVVFLTISSVLNVVLDIIFIVAFNMGVAGAAWATVASQAVSGILCFFYMVKHFPILRLKREDWNLDRRYVGPLLAIGIPMGLQYSITAVGSVILQVAVNSLGSMAVAAVAAASKIQMLLGCPYDAMGSTMATYGGQNVGAKKLDRIGKGLKSCLMIGAVYSAAALGITLLWGRGIARLFVSSGQAGIQEQIYLYLLVNAVFYMLLAFVNILRFLIQGMGYSMFAILAGVCEMVGRSIVGFVLVPAFGYTAVCFGNGIAWIAADLFLIPAYFYVMKRLGGLFQEDKKGEME is encoded by the coding sequence ATGGAACATATAAAAAAGAAAAAAACTTTGATGAAGGATATGACTCAGGGGAGTCCCATGAAAGTAATTCTGGAATTTACTCTTCCTATGGTGTTTGGATTTCTATTCCAACAACTATATAATATGGCGGATACAGTGATTGTCGGTCAGTTTCTCGGGGTCAAAGCCCTTGCGGCTGTGGGCGCCACCGGATCCGTTAATTTTTGTGTGATAGGATTTTGTATGGGTATCTGCAATGGGTTTGCAATTCCAGTGGCTCAGAAGTTTGGGGCAAAGGATGAAAAGGGACTGAGACGTTTTGTGGGAAACAGCGGACTGCTGGCCTTAGTCTTTGCACTGGCCATGGCGGCCGCGACGGTACTTCTCTGCCGCCCTATGCTGGTCTGGATGAATACTCCTGGGGATATTATAGAGGGCGCTTATCAGTATATTGTAGTTATCTTTGCCGGAATACCGGCGACCTACCTGTATAATCTTTTGTCCAGCTATATGCGCTCCTTGGGGGATGCCAGGACGCCGGTTGTTTTCCTGACAATATCCTCTGTTCTCAATGTTGTGCTGGATATCATTTTTATTGTGGCTTTTAATATGGGGGTGGCAGGAGCCGCATGGGCCACAGTAGCTTCACAGGCTGTGTCAGGAATTCTGTGTTTCTTTTATATGGTTAAGCATTTCCCAATCCTGAGGCTGAAAAGAGAAGACTGGAATCTAGACAGGAGATATGTGGGGCCCCTTCTTGCAATCGGCATCCCTATGGGACTTCAATATTCTATTACGGCAGTTGGCAGTGTGATCCTGCAAGTTGCAGTGAACTCTCTGGGTTCCATGGCCGTGGCGGCGGTAGCGGCCGCATCTAAGATCCAGATGCTGTTGGGATGCCCTTATGACGCCATGGGATCTACTATGGCGACTTATGGAGGGCAGAACGTAGGGGCAAAGAAACTGGACCGAATTGGAAAAGGGTTAAAAAGCTGCCTTATGATCGGCGCTGTATATTCAGCAGCGGCATTAGGGATTACTTTGCTGTGGGGGCGGGGCATTGCCCGCCTGTTTGTAAGCAGCGGCCAGGCCGGCATCCAGGAACAGATATACCTGTACCTGCTTGTCAATGCAGTGTTTTATATGCTGTTGGCTTTTGTCAATATTTTGCGTTTTCTTATACAAGGGATGGGGTATAGTATGTTCGCAATACTTGCAGGGGTATGCGAGATGGTTGGAAGAAGTATTGTCGGTTTTGTGCTGGTGCCTGCATTTGGGTATACGGCGGTATGCTTTGGAAATGGCATTGCATGGATAGCAGCGGACTTATTTTTGATACCCGCCTATTTCTATGTGATGAAAAGGCTGGGAGGATTGTTTCAGGAGGATAAGAAAGGTGAAATGGAATAA
- a CDS encoding MogA/MoaB family molybdenum cofactor biosynthesis protein produces the protein MIMPESWRTAVITLSDKGYAGLRMDESGPLIKEIMEGAGYDVVSTDLLPDEQGMIENRLKEICDREEADLILTTGGTGFSERDCTPEATLAVAQKNAPGIAEAMRYASLQITPRAMLSRGVSVIRGRTLIINLPGSPKAVKENLEYILNSLSHGLEILTGTAGECAEEDMKKS, from the coding sequence ATGATTATGCCTGAAAGCTGGAGGACAGCGGTAATTACGCTGAGTGATAAAGGGTATGCCGGCCTGCGCATGGATGAAAGCGGCCCTTTAATTAAAGAAATTATGGAGGGCGCCGGCTATGATGTGGTCAGTACGGACCTGCTTCCTGATGAGCAGGGAATGATCGAAAATAGATTAAAAGAAATCTGTGACAGAGAGGAGGCGGACCTGATACTTACCACGGGAGGCACTGGTTTTTCAGAGAGGGACTGTACTCCTGAGGCGACACTGGCTGTAGCCCAGAAAAATGCTCCAGGAATTGCAGAGGCTATGAGGTATGCATCCCTCCAGATTACGCCCAGGGCCATGCTTTCTAGGGGAGTGTCTGTGATCAGGGGAAGGACCCTGATTATTAATCTGCCGGGCAGTCCCAAGGCAGTTAAGGAGAATCTGGAATATATCTTAAACTCCCTGTCCCATGGACTGGAAATCCTGACAGGAACAGCAGGAGAGTGTGCAGAGGAGGACATGAAAAAAAGTTAA
- a CDS encoding helix-turn-helix domain-containing protein — translation MEEYMNQLFMAHHTEKEFIHNNCNHYFYRYVSIAEMQAEAGHVTEPYSHAHDAYEFLIPYGPLPMLMYKGAVYFGEPGYIYPVQSGEEHASKLRISGVSHDSIVVERKYMEDIIAMTPYTGMEFDGKAELTQELSLYIKLFKEVCKKKEKEAETIRDRKLQSLMELICLELVSSVFGKSRMRKEEQWQYQQGLYSVAAYMNEHYREKLNIETLAGMAGLSKNYFISSFKKFMGEPPLSYLVKLRISYAKIMLEYGEESISEVARQCGFRRANTFSAIFKKETGVSPSEYRRIAEK, via the coding sequence ATGGAAGAATATATGAACCAGTTATTTATGGCACATCACACAGAAAAAGAATTTATCCATAACAATTGCAATCATTATTTTTACAGGTATGTATCAATCGCGGAGATGCAGGCAGAGGCAGGCCATGTAACAGAGCCTTACAGCCACGCACATGATGCGTATGAATTCCTGATTCCCTATGGGCCTCTCCCAATGCTTATGTATAAAGGGGCCGTATATTTTGGAGAGCCTGGATATATCTACCCTGTCCAAAGTGGGGAGGAGCATGCCTCCAAGCTTAGGATATCTGGGGTTTCCCATGACAGTATAGTGGTAGAGAGGAAGTATATGGAAGACATAATAGCCATGACCCCATATACAGGGATGGAATTCGACGGAAAAGCTGAATTAACCCAGGAGCTGAGCCTTTACATTAAGTTATTTAAAGAAGTATGTAAAAAGAAAGAGAAAGAGGCTGAGACAATCCGGGACAGGAAGCTGCAGAGCCTGATGGAATTGATTTGCCTTGAGCTGGTCAGCTCAGTCTTTGGTAAGAGCAGGATGCGCAAAGAGGAGCAGTGGCAGTACCAGCAGGGACTTTACTCAGTGGCCGCATATATGAATGAGCATTACCGTGAAAAGCTAAATATTGAGACGCTGGCGGGAATGGCAGGATTATCTAAAAATTACTTTATCTCCTCCTTTAAAAAGTTCATGGGCGAGCCTCCTTTGAGCTACCTTGTTAAGCTGCGAATCTCTTATGCTAAGATCATGCTGGAATATGGTGAGGAGAGTATATCAGAGGTTGCGAGACAGTGCGGCTTCAGGAGGGCAAATACATTTTCAGCTATTTTTAAAAAGGAGACTGGTGTTTCACCTTCCGAATACCGCAGGATTGCAGAAAAATAA
- a CDS encoding ABC transporter ATP-binding protein: protein MGGRGNMGGMAPGEKPKDLKGTLKKLMGYMSIYKIQLLFVIIFAIGGTIFNIVGPKILGKATTEIFNGLVNKVSGGSGMDFGKIGRILLFTLGLYLISALFSFIQGYIMTGISQRMTYRLRKEISQKINRMPMNYFDTKTHGEVLSRVTNDIDTLGQSLNQSATQMITSVTTIIGVLVMMLSISPLMTVVALLILPISVGLLSVIMKRSQKYFRGQREYLGNVNGQVEEVYGGHNIVKVFNKEDDVINEFEETNNKLYESAWKSQFISGMMMPIMQFVGNLGYVAVAILGGYLAIKDVIEVGDIQSFIQYVRNFTQPIQQVAQVANLLQSTAAASERVFEFLEEEEEDQTVPNPVSVEGLKGNVEFEHVHFGYSQDKIIINDFSAKVKEGQKIAIVGPTGAGKTTMIKLLMRFYDVNDGAILIDGHNVKDFNRSELREMFGMVLQDTWLFHGSIRDNIRYGKLDATDEEVIEAAKAARVHRFVQTLPGGYDMELNEEASNVSQGQKQLLTIARAILADPKILILDEATSSVDTRTEIQIQKAMDTLMKGRTSFIIAHRLSTIRDADLILVMKDGDIVEMGDHRTLIEKGGFYADLYNSQFEKTSDCA from the coding sequence ATGGGAGGCCGGGGCAACATGGGAGGCATGGCGCCTGGAGAGAAGCCTAAGGATTTAAAAGGCACCCTGAAGAAGCTGATGGGTTATATGAGCATATATAAGATCCAGCTTTTGTTTGTCATTATATTTGCTATAGGCGGAACTATATTTAATATAGTAGGGCCAAAGATACTCGGTAAAGCAACGACAGAAATTTTTAACGGACTAGTGAATAAAGTTTCTGGCGGCAGTGGAATGGATTTTGGGAAGATTGGAAGGATTCTCCTTTTTACCCTGGGGCTTTACCTGATAAGTGCACTGTTTTCATTTATACAGGGGTATATTATGACAGGTATATCCCAGCGGATGACCTACCGGCTGAGAAAAGAAATTTCCCAGAAAATCAACCGTATGCCAATGAACTATTTTGATACAAAGACTCATGGTGAAGTGCTGTCAAGGGTGACGAATGATATAGACACCCTTGGGCAGAGCCTGAACCAGAGCGCTACCCAGATGATTACTTCTGTTACAACGATAATAGGGGTCCTTGTGATGATGCTGTCCATCAGTCCCCTGATGACAGTCGTGGCTCTTCTGATACTGCCTATATCTGTGGGGCTGCTCTCGGTGATTATGAAGCGTTCACAGAAATATTTCCGCGGGCAGCGGGAATACCTGGGAAATGTCAACGGGCAGGTGGAGGAGGTCTATGGAGGCCATAATATTGTTAAAGTATTCAATAAAGAAGACGATGTGATCAACGAATTTGAGGAGACGAATAATAAGCTGTACGAATCTGCGTGGAAATCACAGTTTATATCTGGCATGATGATGCCAATCATGCAGTTTGTTGGAAATCTTGGCTATGTTGCAGTTGCTATTCTAGGTGGTTATCTGGCAATCAAAGATGTGATAGAGGTAGGGGATATTCAGTCTTTTATCCAGTATGTGAGAAATTTCACCCAGCCTATACAGCAGGTGGCCCAGGTTGCAAACCTGCTGCAGTCTACGGCAGCGGCATCTGAGAGAGTGTTTGAATTTTTGGAAGAGGAGGAAGAGGACCAGACTGTGCCGAACCCGGTTTCTGTAGAAGGGCTGAAGGGGAATGTGGAGTTTGAGCATGTCCACTTTGGCTATAGCCAGGACAAAATTATTATCAATGACTTTTCCGCCAAAGTAAAAGAGGGGCAGAAGATTGCTATTGTGGGCCCCACAGGCGCGGGTAAGACGACAATGATCAAGCTGTTGATGCGTTTTTATGATGTGAATGACGGCGCCATATTGATAGACGGCCACAATGTGAAGGACTTTAACAGAAGCGAGCTCAGGGAGATGTTCGGAATGGTGCTCCAGGACACATGGCTGTTCCACGGCAGTATCCGGGATAATATCCGTTATGGAAAACTGGATGCCACGGATGAAGAAGTTATAGAGGCCGCCAAAGCAGCCAGGGTCCACCGGTTTGTGCAGACATTACCCGGAGGGTATGATATGGAGCTCAATGAAGAGGCCAGCAATGTGTCCCAGGGTCAGAAACAGCTCCTTACAATTGCCAGGGCGATTCTGGCCGACCCAAAGATTCTGATATTAGATGAAGCTACTAGTTCCGTTGACACTAGGACAGAGATCCAGATTCAGAAGGCAATGGATACATTGATGAAAGGGCGTACCAGTTTTATTATCGCTCACCGTCTTTCCACAATACGGGATGCGGATCTTATATTGGTTATGAAAGACGGGGATATCGTGGAAATGGGGGATCACAGAACGCTGATAGAAAAAGGTGGATTTTATGCAGATCTGTACAACTCTCAGTTTGAGAAAACATCAGATTGTGCATAG
- a CDS encoding ABC transporter ATP-binding protein — translation MKKLFKYMGTYWKAMILILAVLIVQAYCDLSLPAYTSDIVNVGIQQGGIDESIPKALTQEDMDKLLLFVDSSSAESILDAYQLKDKDTGYNYTGSVYILKDSISQDEGRIQELSDILGKPMLFVTGIDSGSDTTKEMETSMKDSMKAAIQEQADKQMEEAKSQMSPEQQAAMAAQPEMAQKQQEELQAQIDGQLKEIDGANLYELFEMVPKEQRTEILDSMNKEMSDMPETMVEQAATLYIKDAYSRLNIDTDSIQTGYLLRTGGKMLALAFLGMLSSVLVGFAASRVGASAGRDLRQQVFRKVVGFSNNEFDHFSTASLITRSTNDIQQIQTLIVMLLRMVLYAPIMAVGGIYKVFQTNVSMSWIIALAVILIALVVILLFVVAMPKFKILQKLVDKLNLVTREILTGLSVIRAFSTEKHEEERFDKANQDLTRTNLFVNRAMTFMMPVMMLIMNGISVLIVWTGAHGIESGQMQVGDMMAFIQYTMQIIFSFLLLCMISIMLPRAAVSAERVDEVLTSETMIHDPEKPERLPEETKGVLRFEHVSFKYPGADEDVLSDITFEARPGETTAIIGSTGSGKSTLVNLIPRFYDVTEGAITLDGLDIRSVTQHELRNKLGYVPQKGILFSGDISSNIMYGNPEGTQQEMEEAAEIAQATEFINTKPKKYKSGISQGGANVSGGQKQRLSIARAIAKHPDIFIFDDSFSALDYKTDVTLRKALKARTAKSTVLIVAQRISTILHAEQIIVLDDGKVAGIGTHAELLRTCEVYQQIAASQMSEAELKAGMEGKEEEGHE, via the coding sequence ATGAAAAAATTATTCAAGTATATGGGAACATACTGGAAGGCGATGATTTTAATACTTGCGGTTCTCATTGTGCAGGCTTATTGTGATTTATCTCTGCCTGCCTACACCTCGGACATTGTAAACGTGGGGATACAGCAGGGGGGGATAGACGAATCTATTCCAAAAGCACTTACCCAGGAGGATATGGATAAGCTGCTGCTCTTTGTGGACAGCAGCAGTGCAGAGTCTATCCTGGATGCATATCAGTTAAAAGACAAAGATACAGGTTATAATTACACTGGAAGCGTCTATATCCTGAAGGACAGTATAAGTCAGGATGAGGGACGGATTCAGGAACTGTCAGATATCCTGGGAAAACCGATGTTGTTTGTGACGGGTATTGACTCAGGAAGCGACACAACAAAAGAGATGGAGACATCTATGAAAGACAGCATGAAGGCAGCCATCCAGGAGCAGGCAGATAAGCAGATGGAAGAGGCCAAAAGCCAGATGTCCCCAGAGCAGCAAGCTGCCATGGCAGCGCAGCCTGAAATGGCGCAAAAACAACAGGAAGAGCTTCAGGCCCAGATTGATGGCCAGCTCAAGGAAATTGACGGGGCAAATCTTTATGAGTTGTTTGAAATGGTGCCTAAGGAGCAGAGGACAGAAATCTTAGACAGCATGAATAAGGAGATGTCTGATATGCCGGAAACCATGGTTGAGCAGGCAGCTACGCTCTACATTAAAGATGCATACAGCAGGCTTAACATAGATACTGACAGCATCCAGACAGGGTATCTGCTCAGGACAGGAGGGAAGATGCTGGCACTGGCATTTTTAGGTATGCTCTCCAGTGTACTGGTTGGCTTTGCGGCTTCCAGGGTGGGCGCATCCGCGGGCCGGGACTTAAGGCAGCAGGTATTCAGGAAAGTTGTAGGCTTCTCTAATAATGAATTCGACCATTTCTCAACAGCATCCTTGATTACAAGAAGCACCAATGATATCCAACAGATCCAGACACTGATTGTCATGCTGCTGAGGATGGTGCTTTATGCACCGATTATGGCTGTGGGGGGCATATATAAAGTATTCCAGACCAATGTCTCCATGTCCTGGATTATCGCTCTTGCTGTTATTTTGATTGCACTGGTTGTAATCCTTCTCTTTGTGGTAGCTATGCCGAAATTTAAAATACTACAGAAATTAGTAGATAAATTGAACCTGGTGACAAGAGAAATCCTGACGGGACTCTCTGTTATACGGGCATTCAGCACAGAGAAGCATGAGGAGGAAAGGTTTGATAAGGCCAATCAGGACCTGACAAGGACGAATTTATTTGTCAACAGGGCCATGACGTTTATGATGCCAGTTATGATGCTGATTATGAATGGGATTTCCGTACTCATTGTATGGACGGGGGCGCATGGAATTGAGAGCGGCCAGATGCAGGTAGGCGATATGATGGCATTTATCCAGTATACAATGCAGATTATCTTTAGCTTCCTGCTGCTCTGCATGATTTCTATTATGCTTCCCAGGGCTGCAGTGTCAGCGGAGCGGGTGGATGAAGTGCTGACAAGTGAGACCATGATCCATGACCCGGAAAAGCCAGAAAGACTGCCGGAAGAAACGAAAGGAGTGCTGAGGTTTGAGCATGTGTCCTTTAAATATCCAGGGGCAGATGAGGATGTCCTAAGTGATATTACATTTGAGGCGCGTCCGGGAGAGACTACAGCTATCATCGGAAGTACAGGAAGCGGCAAATCTACGCTGGTAAACCTAATCCCCAGGTTCTATGATGTGACAGAAGGCGCCATTACTCTGGATGGCCTTGATATCCGCAGTGTTACACAGCATGAGCTGAGAAACAAGCTGGGATATGTGCCTCAGAAGGGGATACTGTTTTCCGGGGATATTTCCTCTAATATTATGTATGGAAACCCGGAGGGTACACAGCAGGAGATGGAAGAAGCAGCAGAAATTGCACAGGCAACAGAGTTTATAAATACAAAACCTAAAAAGTATAAAAGTGGTATTTCCCAGGGAGGGGCCAACGTCTCCGGGGGGCAGAAACAAAGACTTTCTATTGCAAGGGCCATAGCGAAACATCCAGATATTTTTATTTTTGACGACAGTTTTTCTGCTCTGGATTATAAAACAGACGTGACGCTTAGAAAGGCATTGAAAGCAAGGACCGCAAAAAGCACAGTTTTAATTGTGGCCCAGCGTATCAGTACGATTCTTCATGCAGAGCAGATTATCGTGCTGGATGATGGCAAAGTAGCTGGAATAGGAACTCATGCAGAACTTTTAAGGACTTGTGAAGTATATCAGCAGATTGCAGCCTCCCAGATGTCGGAGGCAGAATTAAAGGCTGGTATGGAAGGAAAGGAGGAGGAAGGCCATGAGTAA
- a CDS encoding alanine/glycine:cation symporter family protein, which produces MELLAQFIKSVHGYLWGLPMLAVLMGTHLYFTFRLGFIQKKIPKGIRLSFSRDEGQGEGVSPFSALSTALAATIGTGNIVGISAAIAVGGPGAVFWCWITGVFGIATCYSECFLSVKYRVVRGDGTYVGGPMYVMDKVLHQKSGAVLFAVSTILASLGMGSSVQSHSIHAAVTENYAVPPQVTGMAAAVLAGLVMLGGARQIAKVCTYLVPLMSVFYLGGCLALIWINRAYLGETVKVIVESAFSSQSVVGGITGTAVLVGMRTGISKGLFTNEAGLGSIPMAAASARTLSPVRQGLISMTGPFWDTVVMCAITGIAIVSSMLKNPAFYRDAAEDRLCFIAFSELPVDGSKMLSLSLVLFAFATIIGWSYYGECAVQYLWGSKKIIPYRIFYIAAVYLGAVMSLDFVWTVSDLFNLFMVIPNIMCIWMLRKIVIQETCRWVK; this is translated from the coding sequence ATGGAATTATTGGCGCAGTTTATAAAATCGGTCCACGGGTACCTTTGGGGACTGCCGATGCTGGCAGTTCTTATGGGTACCCATTTATATTTTACGTTCAGGCTTGGGTTTATACAGAAAAAGATACCAAAAGGGATTAGGCTGAGTTTCTCCAGAGATGAAGGCCAGGGAGAAGGTGTTTCCCCTTTTTCTGCCCTCTCTACAGCGCTGGCCGCGACAATTGGGACGGGGAATATTGTGGGGATATCGGCGGCCATCGCTGTAGGGGGGCCTGGGGCAGTATTCTGGTGCTGGATTACAGGGGTATTCGGCATTGCCACCTGTTATTCTGAGTGTTTCCTGTCAGTGAAATATAGGGTGGTGCGGGGAGATGGCACTTATGTGGGAGGCCCCATGTATGTGATGGATAAGGTACTGCACCAAAAAAGCGGGGCAGTTTTGTTTGCGGTAAGCACAATTCTGGCATCTCTAGGCATGGGCAGCAGTGTCCAGTCGCATTCTATCCATGCGGCAGTGACAGAAAATTATGCAGTGCCCCCGCAAGTGACTGGCATGGCGGCGGCTGTCCTGGCGGGCCTGGTGATGCTTGGGGGAGCCAGGCAGATTGCCAAGGTCTGTACATATCTGGTGCCGCTGATGAGTGTATTTTATCTGGGGGGATGCCTGGCCCTCATATGGATAAACAGGGCCTATTTAGGCGAGACCGTAAAGGTGATCGTCGAGTCTGCGTTCTCTTCCCAGTCTGTTGTGGGCGGCATCACAGGAACTGCCGTCCTGGTGGGGATGCGGACAGGGATATCCAAGGGGCTGTTTACCAATGAGGCAGGACTAGGCTCAATTCCCATGGCCGCTGCCTCTGCCAGGACCCTTTCCCCCGTCAGGCAGGGACTTATATCTATGACAGGGCCTTTCTGGGACACAGTGGTTATGTGTGCAATTACAGGAATTGCTATTGTGAGCAGTATGTTGAAGAATCCTGCATTTTATAGAGACGCTGCAGAGGACCGCCTTTGTTTTATTGCCTTTTCAGAGCTTCCGGTAGATGGAAGCAAAATGTTGTCTCTTTCCCTGGTCTTATTTGCCTTTGCCACAATCATAGGATGGAGTTATTATGGGGAGTGTGCCGTGCAGTATCTCTGGGGAAGTAAAAAGATTATTCCATATAGAATCTTCTATATAGCCGCCGTATATTTGGGTGCGGTTATGTCACTTGATTTTGTTTGGACGGTATCGGATCTTTTTAATTTATTCATGGTTATTCCCAATATTATGTGCATATGGATGCTCAGGAAAATCGTTATACAAGAAACCTGCCGCTGGGTTAAATAA